A window of the Chlorocebus sabaeus isolate Y175 chromosome 8, mChlSab1.0.hap1, whole genome shotgun sequence genome harbors these coding sequences:
- the LOC140712188 gene encoding S-phase kinase-associated protein 1 — protein MPSIKLQSSDGEIFEVDVEIAKQSVTIKTMLEDLGMDDEGDDDPVPLPNVNAAILKKVIQWCTHHKDDPPPPEDDENKEKRTDDIPVWDQEFLKVDQGTLFELILAANYLDIKGLLDVTCKTVANMIKGKTPEEIRKTFNIKNDFTEEEEAQVRKENQWCEEK, from the coding sequence ATGCCTTCAATTAAGTTGCAGAGTTCTGATGGAGAGATATTTGAAGTTGATGTGGAAATTGCCAAACAATCTGTGACTATTAAGACCATGTTGGAAGATTTGGGAATGGATGATGAAGGAGATGATGACCCAGTTCCTCTACCAAATGTGAATGCAGCAATATTAAAAAAGGTCATTCAGTGGTGCACCCACCACAAGGATGACCCTCCTCCTCCTGAAGAtgatgagaacaaagaaaagcgAACAGACGATATCCCTGTTTGGGACCAAGAATTCCTGAAAGTTGACCAAGGAACACTTTTTGAACTCATTCTGGCTGCAAACTACTTAGACATCAAAGGTTTGCTTGATGTTACATGCAAGACTGTTGCCAATATGATCAAGGGGAAGACTCCTGAGGAGATTCGCAAGACCTTCAATATCAAAAATGACTTTACTGAAGAGGAGGAAGCCCAGGTACGCAAAGAGAACCAGTGGTGTGAAGAGAAGTGA